A genome region from Sceloporus undulatus isolate JIND9_A2432 ecotype Alabama chromosome 1, SceUnd_v1.1, whole genome shotgun sequence includes the following:
- the LOC121926239 gene encoding olfactory receptor-like protein OLF1 — MAQWNQTTVSEFILAGFTDNPVLRTSLFVVFLIIYVITLLGNLGIIALIHLDSHLQTPMYFFLSNLSFSDLCYSTVIVPQTLVNFLAEKKAISFIGCAFQFYFYAVFATVECLLLAAMAYDRYVAICNPLLYPVVMSKKVCIWLVLVSYMVGCANGMIHTNTAFRLPFCSSNVIDQFFCDVPFILKLACSDTLLNHILLFVISLLVGLCSFLIILISYIYILITIWRINSSEGRKKTFSTCISHLMAVTLFYTTILFIYLKPTSSYSEGQDRVAAVFYTVVIPMVNPLIYSLRNKDVKEALRRIARRKRVSFKT; from the coding sequence ATGGCCCAATGGAATCAGACCACAGTGTCAGAATTCATTCTTGCAGGATTCACAGATAATCCAGTGCTCCGCACTTCCCTTTTTGTGGTGTTTCTAATTATCTATGTGATCACTCTTTTGGGAAACCTTGGGATCATTGCACTGATCCATCTTGATTCACATCTTCAGACTCCCATGTACTTTTTCCTCAGCAACCTCTCCTTCTCAGATCTCTGCTACTCCACTGTCATTGTACCCCAAACACTGGTGAACTTCTTGGCTGAGAAGAAAGCCATTTCATTCATTGGCtgtgctttccagttttatttctaTGCCGTTTTTGCCACTGTAGAGTGTCTCCTATTAGCTGCCATGGCCTATGATCGTTACGTAGCAATCTGTAATCCACTGCTATATCCAGTTGTCATGTCCAAGAAGGTCTGCATTTGGCTAGTGTTGGTTTCATACATGGTGGGATGTGCCAATGGCATGATACACACAAACACTGCCTTCCGCCTTCCCTTTTGTAGCTCCAATGTCATTGACCAGTTCTTTTGTGATGTACCCTTTATACTGAAGCTTGCCTGCTCTGATACTTTACTCAACCACATCCTGCTTTTCGTGATCTCCTTGCTGGTAGGGCTCTGTTCATTCCTCATCATCCTTATCTCTTATATCTACATTCTTATCACCATCTggagaatcaactcatctgagggaaggaagaaaacctTCTCTACCTGCATTTCCCACCTGATGGCTGTCACCTTATTCTATACCACTATTCTTTTCATCTACTTGAAGCCTACTTCAAGCTATTCTGAAGGTCAAGACCGAGTTGCTGCTGTCTTTTACACAGTCGTGATACCCATGGTAAACCCTTTGATCTACAGCTTGAGGAATAAGGATGTAAAGGAGGCCCTgagaaggatagcaaggaggaaAAGGGTTTCCTTTAAGACATGA
- the LOC121919240 gene encoding olfactory receptor 5AR1-like — protein sequence MFKGNSTIVDEFILLGITDNPQLQIIFFVVFLIVYLINIVGNLGMIILISFNAQLHNPMYLFLWHLSLCDICYSSAIAPRMLSDLLSESRTISFPGCTTQFYFFAAFVDVECYILAVMAYDRYVAICKPLCYSTAMSRSLCIRLLFGSYIAGTANAIIHTAATFSLCFCSSNIINHFFCDLPPLLAISCSDTHVNEFLLFAFAGFVGMSSLSVILVSYIFILTAVLRMNSASGRLKAFSTCGSHFTGVTLFYGTAIFMYLRPSSVYSLDQDKWASVFYTVVIPMLNPLIYSLRNKDVKEAFRKFIKKKLKTVLT from the coding sequence ATGTTTAAGGGAAACAGTACTATTGTCGATGAATTCATCCTCCTAGGCATCACAGACAATCCACAATTGCAAATCATTTTCTTTGTAGTGTTCCTGATTGTCTATCTCATCAATATTGTGGGTAACTTGGGCATGATCATTCTGATCTCATTCAATGCCCAACTTCACAACCCAATGTACTTATTCCTGTGGCACTTGTCTCTCTGTGATATCTGCTACTCATCTGCTATTGCTCCCAGAATGTTGTCTGACCTGTTATCTGAGAGCAGAACCATCTCTTTCCCTGGTTGCACTACTCAGTTCTACTTCTTTGCTGCCTTTGTAGACGTGGAGTGTTATATTTTGGCAGTGATGGCCTATGACCGTTATGTGGCCATttgcaaaccactatgctattCCACTGCTATGTCCAGGTCTCTCTGCATCCGGCTCTTATTCGGATCATATATTGCTGGCACAGCTAATGCCATCATACACACAGCAGCTACCTTCAGCCTGTGCTTTTGCAGCTCAAACATCATCAATCATTTTTTCTGTGATCTTCCACCACTCTTGGCAATTTCTTGCTCTGATACCCATGTCAATGAGTTTCTGCTTTTTGCATTTGCTGGCTTTGTTGGGATGAGCTCTCTTTCTGTCATCCTTGTGTCTTACATCTTCATCTTAACAGCTGTTCTCAGAATGAACTCTGCCTCAGGGAGACTCAAAGCCTTCTCTACATGTGGGTCCCATTTCACTGGGGTCACTTTGTTCTATGGGACAGCAATTTTCATGTACCTACGACCCTCTTCTGTTTATTCTCTGGATCAAGACAAATGGGCCTCTGTCTTCTACACGGTGGTAATTCCCATGCTCAACCCCCTGATCTACAGCCTGAGGAACAAGGATGTAAAAGAAGCTTTCAGAAAGTTCatcaaaaagaagctgaaaactGTGCTCACCTGA